The following proteins come from a genomic window of Triticum aestivum cultivar Chinese Spring chromosome 6A, IWGSC CS RefSeq v2.1, whole genome shotgun sequence:
- the LOC123128456 gene encoding protein PHOSPHATE-INDUCED 1: protein MAGFSCTSTSHAAVALVSVLLLSLAHGSLGAHGARRLMELYKPDPSELLTYHNGAVLQGAIPVTVLWYGRFTPAQKAVVSDFLLSLTAASPAPTPSVSQWWGTIAQLYLSKAKGANAKRATQVALAGQVSDERCSLGKSLALPQLAALAARAKPRKGGIALVLTAEDVAVEGFCRSRCGLHGSDAAARTAYVWVGNSASQCPGQCAWPFHKPAYGPQAPALVAPSGDVGMDGMVMNVASMVAGAVTNPFGDGFYQGPREAPLEAATACPGVYGSGASPGYAGNLAVDATTGASYNANGANGRKYLLPALFDPDTSTCSTLV, encoded by the coding sequence ATGGCCGGCTTCTCGTGCACGAGCACGAGCCATGCTGCAGTTGCACTGGTTTCGGTGCTGCTGCTGAGCCTCGCGCACGGCTCGCTGGGGGCTCATGGAGCCAGGAGGCTCATGGAGCTGTACAAGCCGGACCCCAGCGAGCTCCTCACTTACCACAACGGCGCCGTGCTGCAGGGCGCCATCCCGGTCACCGTGCTCTGGTACGGCCGCTTCACGCCGGCCCAGAAGGCCGTCGTCTCCGACTTCCTCCTCTCGCTCACCGCCGCCTCCCCGGCGCCGACCCCGTCCGTCTCGCAGTGGTGGGGCACCATCGCCCAGCTCTACCTCTCCAAGGCCAAGGGCGCCAACGCCAAGCGCGCGACGCAGGTGGCGCTCGCCGGGCAGGTCTCCGACGAGCGCTGCTCGCTCGGGAAGAGCCTCGCGCTGCCCCAGCTCGCGGCGCTGGCCGCCAGGGCCAAGCCCCGGAAGGGCGGCATCGCGCTGGTGCTCACCGCGGAGGACGTGGCCGTGGAGGGCTTCTGCCGGAGCCGGTGCGGCCTGCACGGCTCCGACGCCGCGGCCCGCACCGCGTACGTGTGGGTCGGCAACTCCGCCTCGCAGTGCCCCGGGCAGTGCGCGTGGCCGTTCCACAAGCCGGCGTACGGGCCCCAGGCGCCGGCGCTGGTGGCCCCGAGCGGCGACGTCGGGATGGACGGCATGGTGATGAACGTCGCCAGCATGGTCGCCGGCGCCGTCACCAACCCGTTCGGCGACGGGTTCTACCAGGGCCCCAGGGAGGCGCCGCTGGAGGCCGCCACGGCGTGCCCGGGGGTCTACGGCAGCGGCGCGTCCCCCGGCTACGCCGGGAACCTGGCGGTGGACGCCACCACCGGGGCGAGCTACAATGCCAACGGGGCCAACGGGAGGAAGTACCTCCTTCCCGCGCTCTTCG